One stretch of Miscanthus floridulus cultivar M001 chromosome 18, ASM1932011v1, whole genome shotgun sequence DNA includes these proteins:
- the LOC136521906 gene encoding small ribosomal subunit protein uS11z — MSRRKTREPKEENVTLGPTVREGEFVFGVAHIFASFNDTFIHVTDLSGRETLVRITGGMKVKADRDESSPYAAMLAAQDVAQRCKELGITALHIKLRATGGNKTKTPGPGAQSALRALARSGMKIGRIEDVTPVPTDSTRRKGGRRGRRL, encoded by the exons ATG TCGAGGAGGAAGACCAGGGAGCCCAAGGAGGAGAACGTTACCCTTGGACCCACTGTCCGTGAAGGAGAGTTTGTCTTTGGTGTTGCTCACATCTTTGCATCCTTCAATGACACCTTCATT CATGTAACTGATTTGTCTGGGAGGGAAACTCTGGTTAGGATCACTG GTGGCATGAAGGTCAAGGCTGATCGTGATGAGTCGTCGCCTTATGCTGCTATGCTTGCTGCTCAAGATGTTGCACAGCGTTGCAAG GAGCTTGGTATCACTGCGCTGCACATTAAGCTTCGTGCCACTGGAGGCAACAAGACCAAGACCCCTGGACCTGGTGCTCAGTCTGCTCTCAGGGCTCTTGCTCGTTCTGGAATGAAAATTGGACGCATTG AGGATGTTACCCCGGTCCCCACTGACAGCACTCGCAGAAAGGGTGGTAGGAGGGGAAGGAGGCTGTAG